In Gossypium hirsutum isolate 1008001.06 chromosome A10, Gossypium_hirsutum_v2.1, whole genome shotgun sequence, the DNA window CACAAGTAATTATATCAtataaaggaaaataataaaacttgGCTTTTTTACCAACCTTTTTTATTAGAAAGTTCAGTGCCCAAAGACCCACTATGTCTGCTTTTGCTTCTTCCAAAGCCGAGTGTAAATCTTGAAGCTCCTGTAAGAAACAGTAAAAGAAAAACCATGGGATACcataaataattagaataaatCACTTCTTTTAAGGAAAATAGTAACTTCAGGAAACACCATCCAACTTCAAAGAACAATGTCAATATACAGATTAATGCAGATAGGAGGTGCTCTTCCATCGTAAATATTCAATGCCTGTATGTTGTGATTATATTACTTCCTTTATCTTTCTTTTACCCCTTTGTCTGAAATCACACAAATCTCTACCTTCTGTTCTATTTAAGCAACTGTTTCTCGCTCAAAAATATCACATGAAGATGCCCAAGGTAAGTAGTCATTATTCATGTTTAGAAAAACAAAACTTCAGTCATAAACAAAGCTTATTTCTTTTCTAACCATTTTCATCACAATGGCATGTAGAATAAATGGATAAACCAGCATGAGTGAGCTGGACAGttgatatttaattataattggaCAGATATGATTAAATactagattttttttcttctcctctagACAAACACATTCTAAAAACAGCTAaataaaacagaaataaaaaggaaacatTATAACTGACCAATCTAACAGTAGACTTTCGGCCATCAGGAAGGGTTATGGTATGAGGCCCAATCCCATGGCAGCACTCATGGCAGATTGTGTGAGTGAAGAAAGACTCAAAATCTACAAGTTCGTGTTGTTCCTTTGCAATACATGCATCAGCTATGGGATTAAGAATCTGTTTGAACCTTATTAGGATGGAAATATCAAACAATGATTTAGAATTATGGTAAATATAAGCCACAACGTATTGGTAAATTGGACCAACTTCAACAATGATTGAAGAAAGTTTCGCACTTTGCTTCAGAAACATTCTTAAGTATAACCATTGCTGTTCCTCGATCTTTAACTATACGCTCATCATTTGGTAGATTGAAAGCAATAGTCTGAGGGCCCTTCACATCCTGATATAAATACAAATATGTTAAAACGCATATCTATCCAAGATAAATTATTACATACATAAGAATGGAAGCTCTAGaaaaatttgaaactaattaagAACAAAAAATACAAACATGTGGTTTTCCATACTGTACATTCCAATCTATggaatgaaaaaataatttaaatacaataGCAACTCTGCAGCCATAATTAATTGATAACACTAGCAGGCAACAGCCACAATTCCTTTTCTACTTTGTCCAAAAAAGTGAATTCAAGGAGCAAGAGTAGCTTGTTGAGTTTCATTCTTTCCATCCCCATTCCTAGAATCCACTATTGATAAAAGTGGTTAGACATACACACACAAGTATGTCTAACCACATTTGATATTTCATTCAATCTCTTATTGTATTTGCGTCTAAGCATTTATCATGTACATTGAGTAAATATACAAAAGGAAAATTCAAGATTAAAGGGGATGGGGAAGGATTAGCATCTAAACCATGAACACACTGAAGAAAATATTCATACATTTTGCAGCCCTCAAAACTTCAGTTACAAAATGCAAGCATACAAACATTTGCATGCATCTGTGTAAACATATGCATCACTGCCGACAAACCAATCTGATTATCATGAAAGACTTTTCTCAATGAACCCAAAACTTACCCCTGCATTAAAAAGAAGCTGGACAACACGAATTGGAGCAGCAATGATATCTTTTGATTTATATGTATCGTCCATAGGAAGGTTTTGTTCCAAaacctaaaatattaaatattttgttaGAAACAAGCAAGCGACCAGAAGAAATGTCTGAGAAAATTTGATATGAATGAATTACCTGCAAGTTATCACCAAACAATTTAAGTTGAGCAGTTGCTTTTTCATCCCGAACTCCAATAAATGCTTCGAACGTAGCCTATGCAAATCCGTGCATCTAATTAGCTATACTAGCATCCAAAGAGATTCATATATTGCAACAATAAAATTACAACAGGTTACAAACTGATTTCATCCTTTATTACGTGAACATGGACATAAGCATGGATGCATGCAAGAGTACGTGAAAGCAATCAGACACTAAATCAATCATTAGTTGATAGAGTgagtcaaataaataaatctaaataaaggACAGAAAAAGGAAGGACAATTGAagggaataaaattaaaaacgCAAAAGAAAAAGCAACAaagcatataataaaataagtcaAACAAAAAGCAGCACAAGTGCATAGTAGACATTTGCATATAAGTGGAATGGTACAAGTTTGTGGAGCACAAGCACAGGACTACAAGAAAGTTGTCCTTGGGTTTTCAATCAGGGGAAAGCATCAACATAAAGACCTCATAGTGCAGACGGGTTCCAAGGTCCTTTGTGGATTATGCATCATGATTGACAGAAtctctcatttttattttctttgacaGTCATTATTCAAGAGCAGTTTGGAAGATTACACTGACTAATGCAGTATTCAGGTATTTTGTTAGTTGGAACGAagagaaaagtttaaaaatagcAAGATATATATGGGAGGTTCCTGGGAGATCCATGATTAAAGTTTCTCGGCTGTTACACTTATCAGGTTTTTGGCGGAAATAATTAGCAGAATCTATAAAAATAGCAGTCATCCAACCTCAGGGTGCAGTGTTAAAATGGACAACCCAAGAAATGCTACTTTCTTTAAGAAGTGATACATTAGTGTTTGTAATTGTTGTTCGATTCtgttttttctcttgtttttcAAGTAGGAACCAAGCAAAAAGTCCCTCTGCAATAGGTTGTACAATTTTTAGTTCAAATAAAATAGTTCTATAAAGTAGCAATTTGATACAAACACCAAGAACTACCCATTTGTCATATCGAAATAAAATAgattaatctaaaatttaaagtttaaacactCTAAGCTTTAGTCATAAAGGGGGTGAATTGGGCCGTGTGTAGAAGTGGGCATCTTTGGTTCTAGTTCCCAGTAGGCGACCCTCTATTAAAGGAGTAGAGGCTCTTCCCTGGCCATTTGTATTATTTTACCGTCTTATAATTCAATGAAGAAAAGGTGAAACTCCATACTTTAAGCTTTTACATTTTCCACTGGTTTTCAATCAGATTTCCCACTCTTCATTTTACTACCAAACTACAGTAGATAGTTTTTGACCTTTGGTAAAACTTTCAAAGCAAACAGATATGCTAGCAAAACTACTAACAAAAATGCTAATAGATAAATAACATCATGAATTCAGGCTACAATAGGAAACATTGACCTCTTCAATCATGCTTTACTCATCATATTAAGCAATGTTAAAAGCTGCTCACTGTCAACAAGAATTTGTTTTTCTATACAAATTTTAAGGAATCGAAACCCATAATTCTTAATGGAAATGCAGATCATGCTGCTTAGTATTTAATTTGTAATggtcaatttatttattttgagtttcttTTAAGAACAAATGGTAGGCTTGGACTATGGAGTTGGtctctataaaataaataatggcCTTTACTTTAGGAAGGATTACACTATGCTATGGAGACAAAATTATCTACAAGTCAGATTTACttcactttcttgtttcttttcttttttcttttttttttctttttttgttctctAAATCAACTGCAAGCCAGTTTTCCATTAAATTTTTTGGAAGGAAAAGTAACTTTTGCTAGCAAGTGAGAACatatttaagaaaacaaaagGGCTAGCTAAATTGACTTGCAGAAATCTCAATTGAATCCCAGTACTCAGAATTTAGTTTAACTTaaagagaaaaagataaaaagaaaggaGTAACCTTTTCAAAACACAACATAGTACATTCTTCAGTAAGGTATTAAAAGCTGTCTCAATAAGTAAAAACTCAATAAGAAACAAAGCTAGCACATAGAAACTAAAGAGATATGAGTACCTAATCAGACCTCATACATTATGTTGGCATAAATGCATCATAGTATTGTATCAATCATCTGTATCATTTAGAAAGAAAACATACTGAAATAGGTTTCTTCTGATCCAAACTTAAGCAAATAGCAATCGAGTAATTTGCAAGAATGGAAGGTAttgctaaaattttacatttttagcaCAATTCATTTGCTTTTACACAAATTTGAACCTTTCAAGCACCACTATGTTACCAATGCTATAATATTTGTTACCCAAAGTCTATTTGAACCTTTCAAGCACCACTATGTTACCAATGCTATAATATTTGTTACCCAAAGTCTAAATTAGACATTTCAAGTTTGAGAAAAGCATGTTTTCATGCTACCTCTATAAAAGAAAGTGATACATTGTAAATATTTCTAAATATTCACGAGGCATTCTTACTTAAGTGATACATTGTAAATATTTCTAAATATTCACGAGGCATTCTTACTTAGATCAAGTTCATTACCGTGTAAATCTAATGCTGAATAAAAAGGACTGAAGTAAAGGAAATAAACATGCATTTGATATGTGAATATATTACCTTGTACCCAAACAGTGAATCTTCATAAGTTTCATATGGACCAATGGTGACATCCAACTTAGAATCCTAAAGCAGGAAATTCAAACAGGGAGAGAGTGAAGGCCCAGTGAGTTCATTAGAAtaggaattgaattgaataccAAATTAAGCATATTGACATCAAAACAAGAtgttactaatatttttaaaatcaaaacagaaaaagaaatggttgaaaagcagaggaaaaaaaaaagttgcaGATCTATTATcatgaatatccttttaaattataCCATAATAAATGTGAtcttacaatttattcataaataaaaatgagaaaGTGCATGAtaaggggaaagaaaaagaatcaaaatttaGCAACAACTAACCAATTCCATCCAGGCTATATCAGAGTCGTAGTAGTCGTTTGAAAGGAAGGCATCAGCCTTGCTATGGAGCAACCTCTTCAAACTATAAAGTTGAACGACTCAAGAGATATTAGTTGATGGTATAAGATTTCAGAGTAGGAATAATAAACAAGACATCAGAAGAAAAAACTGTCATACTCATACCTAGGAGAGCTGACAAGGTCCCCAGCTTTATGCAACAGATCCGAAACTCTTGCCAGGAAAGAATGATACTCTTGGGAATACAGAATGCTATAAAGATCATAAGTAGACCCTTCTGAAAGATGTGTGCTATCAAAGATATGATTGTCCCAACTTACTTGACTGTGCCTTTTAATGACAGTGAAAAAACTCATTGCATCCTTTTGCTGGTCCAAGCTTAGACCTGTAGTCCATAATTTAAATTCCTAGAACAAAAATGAAACTCGTCAGTCTCTATCCCGTTTTCAAAATAATGCTAAAAGATGGCTAAACTGGAAATTTTATAGTATAGCCACATGTATAATGAAAAACCATTCTTTGCAGCACATGAAGAAATTCCTGTGTTACCATTTTGTCCATGTCAGGAGGGTAGAAGTTTGCACCAGAAGGTTTTAGCATTGGAAATGCTGCTCTGTATTGTACACCTTTCCACCCAGTAATAGGCTTTGTGGCTTCAGGAAGAAGCTTTACTGCTGAATCTGCAGTTGTTAAAAATGCCTCGTTTTCATCAAGGCAGGACCTGTTGATAAAGAATGAATTATTAATGATAAAAAGACATTCCCGccaaagaacaaagcagaaggaATTACCATGGACTCTTATTAATCACATAATACATCCATTTCAGGTTGTCCAATTGAGACACATTGGCATGCTCTTTTAACCATTCTCTTAAAACTGGGTTGCTGTGCCAAACCTGATTATTTAAGGTGAAAAAGAACAAAGGAAAATATGAGAATCTGAAGCCATGTCATCACAATTAAGCATTTACATTAAGATTGCAATTAAAATTAAGAATGCGTTTACAACTAAGATTGCAAAATTTTGCACCATATCAATACTTTTCCTTCCAAGCAACAAACGTTTTAGGTGccttaaaacaataaaaattatgtaaaactAGAAAAAGCAATTcacaaaaccataatttttgcaTATCTAGACTGGGAAACAATATTTCAGAGTGTTAagatatgtaaataaaataatactgCTGATTATTAGGGATTATAGCAAGATATTAGAAATTTGATTTTATATACTTTCTTATAGAGTAGACTCATACTTGTATATGTGTATTGTATGAtgatgaatgatatatataatttcattCTCTCTTTCTCCTTGTGTCTCCTTAATTATTCTTTCAGTATTTCGTTCATGATATTAGATCCTCTTGGCTCAATTTAGGGAGTTCGTGTTTCGTTGTTTTGAACACAAACCATTTGAGTATTTCGTGAGTTAgcttttcaagttttttttggGTACACTGTCGGCACAGGGAGGAGCACCACC includes these proteins:
- the LOC107925185 gene encoding nudix hydrolase 3, translating into MAEPYIEEVEYLDVLTKTGKKTGVSKPRGDVHRDGDYHKAVHVWIFAESTQELLLQKRADCKDSWPGLWDISSAGHISAGDSSLITAQRELQEELGVILPKDAFELIFVFLEECVTNNGKFINNEYSDVYLVTTLEPIPREAFTLQDTEVSDVKYISFGEYRSHLAEADPKYVPYDVNKQYGLLFDIITKRYKENNEARSLVLQKQLRRYAPVSLTAELTGLGDADKEALILLVRAAMIMDEIFYLQVWHSNPVLREWLKEHANVSQLDNLKWMYYVINKSPWSCLDENEAFLTTADSAVKLLPEATKPITGWKGVQYRAAFPMLKPSGANFYPPDMDKMEFKLWTTGLSLDQQKDAMSFFTVIKRHSQVSWDNHIFDSTHLSEGSTYDLYSILYSQEYHSFLARVSDLLHKAGDLVSSPSLKRLLHSKADAFLSNDYYDSDIAWMELDSKLDVTIGPYETYEDSLFGYKATFEAFIGVRDEKATAQLKLFGDNLQVLEQNLPMDDTYKSKDIIAAPIRVVQLLFNAGDVKGPQTIAFNLPNDERIVKDRGTAMVILKNVSEAKFKQILNPIADACIAKEQHELVDFESFFTHTICHECCHGIGPHTITLPDGRKSTVRLELQDLHSALEEAKADIVGLWALNFLIKKHLLPTSLEKSMYVSFLAGCFRSVRFGLEEAHGKGQALQFNWLLEKEAFVFHPNETFSVNFDKVEEAVESLSRTILTIQAKGDKEGASLLLQKYCTMTKPLKVALQKLESIHVPVDIAPIFPVAKSLLE